In one window of Methanosarcina vacuolata Z-761 DNA:
- a CDS encoding YHS domain-containing protein: MKMKGSGTRFDPVCDMNVTERDVTYKSDYKGRTYYFCSFECMKRFQDNPEKYISIHGREAKV; this comes from the coding sequence ATGAAAATGAAAGGGAGTGGAACACGGTTTGATCCTGTGTGCGATATGAATGTTACGGAGAGGGATGTTACATACAAAAGTGACTACAAGGGAAGAACTTATTATTTTTGTTCGTTTGAATGCATGAAGAGATTCCAGGATAACCCGGAAAAGTACATCAGCATCCATGGCAGGGAAGCTAAGGTATAA
- a CDS encoding SUMF1/EgtB/PvdO family nonheme iron enzyme, translating into MSGDKPESSFECLNDVSTKEDVLGFRPYVEAIAEFLTAEGTKPPITLSIEGQWGCGKSSFMLQLKEEIEKGNICDISIREFWKYLFLNKKKAGLSELKPLISKLETLFSSIEEKFSQNNGNELNNQDENFDPYSFGNKIKAILTYTSSKIKKRNYFTVWFNCWRYEKEDELWAAFALNFIEELSKKLPWHYKIVSQLRLIWRRYCIKFNYTPIILIYLLLRTISFIIIFLFLFLVISYILKLLGISPSNGLSIPLVSPKNIEGFSGIITFLTSFIIVINHFFSKEPFTDILTDPFGLKKLNSNTNYKERLSFREYFYSDFNEIIRSYVGTSKVYVFIDDLDRSEVPKAAELMQAINLMISDNSKVYFSLAMDRKVISAGLAAKNKQLLKYLDKDGPEHGYGIEYGYDFIEKFIQLPFKVPSPKSADFLKFLISTDEPETEAPLNSFEPVNKPSTSEGFIPYKPPERDLISLQNKPKEQEAESDKSNNANTELNMQEIQNNKDCVEDLEISKLILEMVSPALGNNPRRIKQFINQFRFQRTIGKRTSLFSYKEGTVPENMWNCKKLAKFVAISIEWNSLIYALNSNRTLLARLQEYALKPENEDKNLEKWSRDERLIELLRYGCVEESNLSQNAAEYTLSGLDFSKLLQISPVVPSSEEGTEFSSIIFDGIEFVRIPAGDFIMGSSEYDDEKPVHEIKIKKPFYLGKFPVTQKQWEEVMGSNPSRFKGNDLPVENVSWTDVQEFIKKINKGADNYRLPSEAEWEYACRARTNTKYSFGDDESQLRDYAWYNGYAALEDWRKNMEKIRNEGSTHPVGQKKPNPWGLYDMHGNVWEWVQDNWHDNYNGAPSDGSAWEDETDGFDPSFRGGSWYFGAKDCRSAARGWSVFIGFYDDVGFRLLRKL; encoded by the coding sequence TTGTCAGGCGATAAACCAGAATCTTCGTTCGAATGCTTAAATGATGTTTCGACGAAGGAAGATGTACTTGGATTCCGTCCTTACGTCGAAGCTATCGCAGAATTTCTTACTGCCGAAGGCACAAAGCCCCCTATTACTCTTTCTATTGAGGGGCAGTGGGGATGTGGCAAATCTTCTTTCATGCTGCAATTGAAAGAGGAAATTGAAAAAGGAAATATATGCGATATATCTATAAGAGAATTTTGGAAGTATCTATTTTTAAATAAGAAAAAAGCAGGTCTTTCTGAATTAAAACCGCTTATTTCTAAATTAGAAACCCTTTTTTCTTCCATTGAGGAAAAATTCTCACAAAATAATGGAAATGAGCTAAATAACCAAGATGAAAATTTTGATCCATATTCCTTCGGAAATAAAATAAAAGCAATTCTGACATACACTTCTTCAAAAATTAAAAAAAGAAATTATTTTACAGTCTGGTTTAACTGCTGGAGATATGAGAAGGAAGATGAGTTATGGGCTGCTTTTGCCCTTAATTTTATAGAAGAGTTATCAAAAAAACTTCCTTGGCACTACAAAATAGTTTCACAACTTAGGTTAATTTGGCGAAGATATTGTATTAAATTTAATTACACGCCCATTATTCTTATTTATCTTTTATTGAGGACAATTTCTTTCATAATTATTTTCTTATTCTTATTCTTAGTAATTAGCTATATATTGAAATTGTTGGGAATAAGTCCATCAAATGGTTTAAGCATACCTCTAGTGAGTCCAAAAAATATCGAAGGTTTTTCGGGCATTATTACATTTTTAACTTCTTTTATAATTGTAATAAACCACTTTTTCAGTAAAGAGCCATTCACAGATATTCTTACAGATCCTTTTGGCCTGAAAAAACTTAACTCAAATACAAATTATAAGGAACGCCTTTCTTTCAGAGAGTATTTCTATTCTGACTTTAATGAAATAATTAGATCATATGTTGGAACTTCGAAAGTTTATGTATTTATTGATGATCTTGACCGTTCAGAAGTCCCAAAAGCAGCTGAACTCATGCAGGCAATTAACCTGATGATCTCTGATAACTCAAAAGTTTATTTTTCCTTAGCCATGGACAGAAAAGTTATCTCTGCAGGACTAGCGGCTAAAAATAAACAACTTCTCAAGTACTTGGACAAAGATGGTCCTGAGCATGGATACGGGATTGAATATGGTTATGATTTTATTGAAAAGTTCATTCAACTTCCGTTTAAAGTACCAAGTCCAAAAAGTGCTGATTTTTTAAAATTTTTAATCTCAACTGATGAACCTGAAACTGAAGCTCCTTTAAATTCATTTGAACCTGTGAATAAACCAAGTACATCTGAAGGCTTTATCCCTTATAAACCTCCTGAAAGAGACCTTATATCCTTGCAGAATAAGCCAAAAGAGCAAGAAGCAGAATCTGACAAATCTAATAATGCTAATACCGAGTTAAATATGCAGGAAATCCAGAACAATAAGGATTGTGTGGAAGATCTTGAAATCTCAAAACTGATTCTGGAAATGGTTTCTCCTGCTCTGGGTAATAATCCCCGTCGAATAAAGCAGTTCATTAATCAGTTTCGTTTCCAGAGAACTATAGGAAAAAGAACTAGTCTTTTTTCCTACAAAGAGGGAACAGTTCCTGAAAATATGTGGAACTGCAAAAAACTTGCAAAATTCGTAGCAATAAGCATAGAGTGGAATTCGCTAATTTATGCTCTGAATTCAAATAGAACACTTCTTGCCCGCTTGCAGGAATATGCATTAAAGCCGGAAAATGAAGATAAAAATCTGGAGAAATGGAGCCGGGACGAAAGGCTGATCGAATTGTTGAGATACGGCTGCGTAGAAGAAAGTAATCTCTCGCAAAATGCAGCCGAATATACTCTTTCAGGTCTTGATTTTAGCAAATTGTTGCAGATATCACCTGTTGTTCCATCCTCTGAAGAAGGTACTGAGTTTTCCTCTATTATTTTTGATGGAATAGAATTTGTTCGGATCCCTGCAGGAGATTTCATAATGGGATCAAGTGAGTATGACGATGAAAAACCAGTTCATGAGATAAAAATCAAAAAACCTTTTTACCTTGGTAAATTCCCGGTTACTCAGAAACAGTGGGAAGAAGTTATGGGTAGCAATCCTTCCCGCTTCAAAGGCAATGATCTGCCTGTAGAGAATGTTTCCTGGACTGATGTTCAGGAGTTTATCAAAAAGATCAATAAAGGCGCTGATAATTACCGTTTACCCTCTGAAGCTGAATGGGAATATGCCTGCCGTGCCAGAACAAATACAAAATATTCTTTCGGTGATGACGAGTCGCAACTCAGGGACTATGCTTGGTACAATGGTTATGCTGCTCTTGAAGACTGGAGGAAGAATATGGAGAAAATTCGAAATGAGGGCAGCACTCATCCGGTTGGTCAGAAGAAGCCAAATCCTTGGGGGCTTTATGATATGCATGGTAATGTCTGGGAATGGGTACAGGATAATTGGCACGATAATTATAACGGTGCCCCTTCGGATGGGAGCGCGTGGGAAGATGAAACAGACGGCTTTGACCCTTCTTTTCGAGGTGGCAGCTGGTACTTTGGCGCTAAGGATTGCCGTTCAGCGGCTCGAGGCTGGAGCGTCTTTATTGGCTTCTACGACGATGTTGGCTTCCGTCTTCTGAGGAAACTGTAA
- a CDS encoding 50S ribosomal protein L11: protein MTSIVEALVPGGKANPGPPLGPALGPLGVNIKEVVEKINEKTRDYNGMQVPVKVIVDDKKNVEIEVGTPPTASLIMKELGIQKGSGNAGSEVVGDISISQVAKIARMKKEDVLSYDLKSTMKEVMGTCVPMGVNVEGVKAKDSQKALDQGKFDDLLAGEEW from the coding sequence ATGACAAGTATTGTTGAAGCACTTGTCCCCGGAGGAAAAGCAAATCCTGGACCACCTTTAGGTCCGGCGCTTGGTCCGCTCGGGGTCAACATAAAAGAAGTGGTCGAAAAGATCAACGAAAAAACCAGGGACTACAATGGTATGCAGGTTCCTGTAAAAGTAATTGTTGACGACAAGAAAAATGTCGAGATCGAAGTAGGCACTCCACCCACTGCATCCCTGATTATGAAAGAGTTAGGGATTCAAAAAGGGTCAGGAAATGCAGGAAGCGAAGTTGTTGGAGACATCAGCATTTCGCAGGTTGCAAAGATTGCCCGGATGAAGAAGGAAGACGTACTTTCCTATGATCTCAAGTCAACAATGAAAGAGGTAATGGGTACCTGTGTCCCTATGGGCGTGAATGTAGAGGGAGTTAAGGCTAAAGACAGCCAGAAGGCACTCGATCAGGGCAAGTTCGATGATTTGCTTGCCGGTGAAGAGTGGTAA
- a CDS encoding radical SAM protein — MSRFDPILASRALWQIRVRKRPFVLSHGVNACCNMRCKFCEYWKKTGEEPPREEIFKLLDDAKEFGIGVYNAWTVEPLLRKDLPQIMAYAKEIGMITSTVTNGKLLYERAEELVDVDYLSVSVDGVDSYKEIRRMDFETLLKGLKKAIEVRKLQKKKNPILMNCVLTGKNLDDIETLILLAKKLGVKVSFEPVHEFPGISEEIWNDIGIRDREKFHCTVDHIIELKKQGYPIINSKTYLKMVRDGRMDYKCRASGVIINVTHDGTLETCRVHNEPLGNVIWDGFESVWKNSEEHRKEIVENCSGCLFFGYTENSLMQSFNPEVLMHYEWM, encoded by the coding sequence ATGTCCCGATTTGACCCTATTCTGGCTTCGAGAGCGCTCTGGCAGATCCGAGTAAGAAAACGTCCTTTTGTCCTCTCCCACGGTGTAAATGCCTGCTGCAATATGCGCTGCAAGTTCTGTGAGTACTGGAAGAAAACTGGAGAAGAGCCGCCTAGAGAAGAGATTTTTAAATTGTTGGACGATGCTAAAGAATTCGGGATCGGTGTCTACAACGCCTGGACCGTAGAACCTCTCCTCAGAAAAGATCTGCCCCAGATTATGGCATACGCCAAAGAAATCGGGATGATCACTTCCACGGTTACAAATGGAAAATTGCTCTATGAAAGGGCGGAAGAGCTGGTAGATGTAGATTACCTTTCGGTTTCAGTGGATGGGGTAGATAGTTATAAAGAAATCCGCAGGATGGATTTCGAAACTCTGCTGAAGGGCTTAAAAAAAGCTATTGAGGTTAGAAAACTTCAGAAAAAGAAGAATCCCATCCTGATGAACTGCGTGCTTACAGGAAAAAACCTGGATGATATCGAGACTCTCATTTTGCTTGCAAAAAAGCTGGGAGTGAAAGTTTCCTTCGAGCCTGTCCACGAATTTCCCGGAATCAGTGAAGAAATCTGGAACGATATCGGAATTCGTGATAGGGAAAAATTCCACTGTACAGTTGACCACATAATAGAGCTTAAGAAGCAGGGCTACCCGATAATCAATTCCAAAACCTACCTTAAAATGGTCAGGGATGGGAGAATGGACTACAAATGCAGGGCCAGCGGGGTTATTATAAATGTGACACATGACGGCACTCTGGAAACCTGCCGCGTGCACAACGAACCTCTTGGAAACGTGATCTGGGACGGTTTTGAAAGTGTCTGGAAAAACTCGGAAGAACACAGAAAGGAAATTGTTGAAAACTGCAGTGGCTGCCTCTTTTTTGGATATACGGAAAACAGTTTGATGCAGAGTTTTAATCCTGAAGTTCTGATGCATTACGAGTGGATGTAA
- a CDS encoding 50S ribosomal protein L1: MAEKNILEAVKKVLEESPKRNFSESVDLAINLKNLDMNQPKNRVDEEVILPHGLGKELKIGVFAKGDVGLRAKAAGAAYVISDVELDELAADKNQARTLANECDLFIAETQFMPTIGKNLGIVLGPRGKMPIPLLPNKDIGELIQSKQNAIRLRSKDKLTFHVPVGRRNMSPDDLAENIETIVSRLERVLDKGRHNLRTVYVTTTMGKSERVV; encoded by the coding sequence ATGGCAGAAAAAAATATACTGGAAGCTGTCAAGAAAGTACTTGAAGAATCGCCAAAACGCAATTTCTCTGAAAGCGTAGACCTGGCGATTAACTTAAAGAATCTTGACATGAACCAACCGAAGAACAGAGTCGATGAAGAAGTAATTCTTCCTCACGGGCTCGGAAAAGAACTGAAGATCGGCGTTTTTGCAAAAGGTGATGTGGGCCTCAGAGCAAAGGCTGCCGGTGCTGCGTATGTTATTTCTGATGTTGAGCTCGATGAACTGGCGGCTGATAAAAACCAAGCCAGGACTCTTGCGAACGAATGTGACCTTTTTATCGCAGAAACCCAGTTTATGCCAACAATTGGTAAGAACCTGGGTATTGTTCTTGGACCCAGAGGGAAAATGCCTATTCCGCTTTTACCTAACAAAGATATAGGCGAACTGATCCAGAGCAAGCAAAATGCAATCAGATTAAGGTCAAAAGACAAGCTCACATTCCATGTGCCTGTCGGCCGAAGGAACATGAGTCCCGATGATCTTGCCGAAAACATTGAGACTATAGTATCCAGGCTGGAGCGTGTCCTGGATAAAGGCAGGCACAACCTGAGAACGGTCTATGTCACGACAACTATGGGAAAATCCGAAAGGGTGGTGTAA
- the rpl12p gene encoding 50S ribosomal protein P1, with protein MEYIYAALLLHNAGKAITEDAITAVLQAAGIEVNESRVKALVAALEGVDIEEAIAKAAFAAPAAGAAAPAGAAAPAAEAAPAEEEEEEEEDHSEEDGMAGLGALFG; from the coding sequence ATGGAATATATATATGCAGCTCTCTTATTGCACAACGCTGGTAAAGCAATTACCGAAGACGCAATCACTGCCGTTCTCCAGGCAGCAGGTATCGAAGTTAATGAATCCAGGGTAAAGGCCCTTGTTGCAGCCCTTGAAGGCGTGGACATCGAAGAAGCAATTGCAAAGGCAGCATTCGCAGCTCCAGCAGCTGGCGCAGCAGCCCCTGCTGGCGCAGCAGCCCCTGCCGCAGAAGCAGCTCCTGCTGAGGAAGAGGAAGAAGAGGAAGAAGACCACTCTGAAGAAGACGGAATGGCCGGCCTCGGTGCCCTCTTCGGATAA
- a CDS encoding 50S ribosomal protein L10, with amino-acid sequence MAEEKHHTEHVPEWKKNEIENIVELIQSHKVFGMVGIEGILATKIQKIRRDLKDVAVLKVSRNTLTERALNQLGESIPEMNKYLDKQTALVFTNESPFKLYKVLEQTKTPSPIKGGAIAPADIIVQKGPTSFPPGPILGELQSAGIPASIDAGKVAVKETKVVCKAGEAVPQKLATMLAKLEIYPLIVGLDLRAAYDDGTIYEPELLAIDESQYFSDITRAAQSAFNLAVNTAYPTSATIGTLLAKAFAESKNLGVNAVVFDSGVMDALLAKAHVQMTSVASEAADKDANAVDDQLREVLGAAASVAAAAVREPEKIEEVKEEEEEEEEEDHSEEDGMAGLGSLFG; translated from the coding sequence ATGGCAGAGGAGAAGCATCACACGGAGCACGTCCCAGAGTGGAAAAAGAATGAGATCGAGAATATAGTAGAGCTCATTCAGTCCCATAAGGTCTTCGGGATGGTTGGGATCGAAGGCATTCTTGCAACCAAGATCCAGAAAATTCGCCGGGACCTTAAAGACGTTGCAGTGCTCAAGGTCTCAAGGAACACCCTTACTGAGCGGGCTTTAAACCAGCTCGGGGAAAGCATTCCCGAGATGAATAAATACCTTGACAAGCAGACTGCTCTGGTATTTACTAACGAAAGTCCCTTCAAGCTTTACAAAGTTCTAGAACAGACAAAAACTCCTTCTCCGATTAAAGGAGGCGCAATAGCTCCTGCGGATATTATTGTTCAGAAGGGGCCTACCAGTTTCCCACCTGGCCCGATTCTGGGAGAACTCCAGAGTGCAGGAATTCCAGCTTCAATAGATGCAGGAAAAGTTGCAGTAAAGGAAACTAAGGTTGTCTGTAAAGCAGGTGAGGCAGTCCCACAGAAGCTCGCAACCATGCTTGCAAAGCTGGAGATATACCCTCTCATTGTAGGGCTGGACTTAAGAGCCGCCTATGATGATGGGACAATTTACGAGCCGGAACTCCTTGCAATTGATGAAAGCCAGTACTTCTCTGATATTACCAGAGCAGCTCAGAGCGCTTTCAACCTCGCTGTCAACACTGCATACCCGACAAGCGCAACAATCGGCACCCTGCTGGCAAAAGCCTTTGCAGAGTCAAAGAACCTTGGTGTCAATGCTGTCGTGTTTGATTCCGGAGTCATGGACGCCTTACTGGCAAAAGCTCATGTCCAGATGACATCTGTTGCATCTGAAGCCGCAGACAAAGATGCAAATGCTGTGGATGACCAACTGAGGGAAGTTCTCGGAGCGGCCGCAAGCGTAGCAGCCGCAGCAGTCAGGGAACCCGAGAAGATCGAAGAAGTAAAGGAAGAAGAGGAAGAAGAGGAAGAAGAAGACCACTCCGAAGAAGATGGAATGGCTGGTCTCGGTTCCCTTTTCGGATAA
- a CDS encoding HEAT repeat domain-containing protein yields MKMVSYTTAGTIYFNGLILIVFSFGSFSEAKMKVLLVSSLISMVLSLIAVVYTSINLLSNVSGLKTSSEKLAYISDLLRGQEGNPVNPLKQNEKDTQFCIKALDDENPEVRAIAAEALGQARGPEVEEALLELLEDKNSRVRITAARNLGRIGTENAAEPLIKRLAVDKAPVFRVCAIESLGNLKDKRAIEPLIKNLDDKVPEVRLVAARSLGILGGDKAEEALIAKLNKSSPELQKQIILSLGNSGSKKTAGLDSKKAAGALIHKLRDKDPELRKYAAESLGKLEDPESVDPLLECLGDTNPEVRNAAAYSLGTLRAEKATDTLLGMLTEEDSELRITAVYALGNIGSRRAVDALLKTLDDSNPWVRRYAADALAKIGDQKATTPLVKNLNDPDPEVRWATAEALRLLDKQNSR; encoded by the coding sequence ATGAAGATGGTATCCTATACGACAGCAGGGACAATTTATTTTAACGGACTGATACTGATTGTTTTTAGCTTTGGCTCTTTTTCCGAAGCCAAAATGAAAGTTTTGTTGGTCTCCTCCCTTATTTCAATGGTTCTATCCCTTATAGCCGTCGTTTACACTTCCATAAACTTGCTAAGCAACGTTTCTGGCTTAAAAACCTCATCTGAAAAACTAGCATATATCTCGGATCTTCTTAGAGGACAGGAAGGAAACCCCGTTAACCCACTAAAACAAAACGAAAAAGATACACAGTTCTGCATCAAAGCCCTGGACGACGAAAATCCAGAGGTCCGGGCAATCGCAGCCGAAGCCCTGGGACAGGCAAGAGGCCCTGAAGTAGAGGAGGCACTTCTTGAGCTCCTTGAAGACAAGAATTCCCGAGTAAGAATAACTGCAGCCAGAAACCTCGGCCGGATAGGAACCGAAAATGCAGCAGAACCGCTAATTAAACGGCTGGCTGTAGACAAAGCCCCTGTATTCCGAGTATGTGCTATAGAATCCCTTGGAAACCTTAAAGACAAACGGGCAATTGAACCTTTAATTAAAAACCTGGACGACAAAGTTCCCGAAGTCAGGCTAGTTGCAGCCCGTTCCCTGGGGATTCTCGGTGGTGACAAGGCTGAAGAAGCCCTTATCGCAAAACTGAATAAGAGCTCTCCGGAATTACAGAAACAGATAATACTGTCTCTGGGAAACTCTGGCAGCAAAAAAACTGCGGGACTTGACAGTAAAAAAGCCGCAGGAGCTCTTATCCACAAACTAAGAGATAAGGACCCCGAACTTCGAAAGTATGCAGCCGAATCCCTTGGTAAACTGGAAGATCCAGAGTCAGTAGACCCACTTCTTGAATGCCTTGGTGATACGAATCCTGAAGTAAGAAATGCTGCTGCATATTCTCTGGGAACTCTCAGAGCTGAAAAAGCAACAGATACTCTTCTTGGAATGCTGACCGAAGAAGATTCCGAACTCAGAATAACTGCAGTCTATGCCCTTGGAAACATAGGCAGCCGAAGAGCAGTTGATGCGCTTCTAAAAACTCTAGACGACAGCAACCCCTGGGTCAGGCGGTACGCCGCAGATGCCCTCGCAAAAATCGGAGATCAAAAAGCAACAACCCCTCTTGTCAAAAACTTAAACGACCCTGACCCTGAAGTCAGGTGGGCTACGGCTGAAGCTTTAAGGTTGCTGGATAAGCAGAATTCAAGGTAA
- a CDS encoding transcription elongation factor Spt5: MSEESQIFVIKTTANQERSVATALARISKKEKLDIRAILAPDELKGYVLVEAPKPGIVELAIQTIPHARALVKGSSSIAEIEHFLKPKPTIIGIKEGAIIEVTSGPFKGEKARVKRVDEGHEEITVELFDAVVPIPITIRGDTVRILKKENE, from the coding sequence ATGAGTGAGGAGTCCCAGATATTTGTAATCAAAACTACGGCAAACCAAGAAAGATCGGTTGCAACAGCCCTTGCCAGGATTTCGAAAAAGGAGAAGCTGGATATAAGGGCAATTCTGGCTCCTGATGAGCTAAAAGGATATGTCCTGGTCGAGGCTCCTAAACCCGGAATTGTAGAACTGGCAATCCAGACTATTCCCCATGCAAGGGCTCTTGTGAAAGGGAGCTCTTCAATTGCTGAAATTGAGCATTTCCTTAAACCCAAACCAACCATAATAGGGATCAAGGAAGGGGCTATAATTGAGGTTACTTCAGGACCCTTTAAAGGCGAGAAAGCCCGGGTTAAAAGAGTTGACGAAGGGCATGAGGAAATTACTGTGGAGCTGTTTGATGCTGTGGTTCCGATTCCCATCACTATTCGTGGCGATACTGTAAGAATACTTAAAAAAGAGAATGAGTGA
- a CDS encoding protein translocase SEC61 complex subunit gamma, producing the protein MVESTFEPKITAESVGQAIRAHLRVLKLTRKPSREEFLTIAKVAGVGILAVGAIGFIVYVLLTMLPQWVAK; encoded by the coding sequence ATGGTAGAATCCACGTTTGAACCGAAGATAACTGCAGAAAGCGTTGGTCAGGCAATCCGGGCACACCTGAGAGTCCTGAAACTTACTAGAAAACCGTCCAGGGAAGAGTTCTTGACCATTGCCAAAGTCGCAGGTGTTGGCATTCTGGCTGTGGGAGCAATAGGATTTATAGTATACGTACTGTTGACAATGTTGCCCCAGTGGGTGGCCAAATGA